The genomic segment ACACAAAACTTTTTGAAGATGTTATTCAGCAAAATGAATACCACAAAAGCGAGCTAATTTTGATTGGAGATAAAAATTCTGATATCGAAGCAGGAAATAGATTGGACATTATCACATATTTAGTCCAAACTGGGTATGGCAGAGAGCATCAGACCGACATGAAAGCTACTTATATCGAAAAAGATTTATTGAGTGTGGTAAAGCATATCATATCAGCAACTTCATAATTATCTATGCAAATAGATACAATCATTCTCGCAGGTGGAAAAGGTACAAGACTAAGCGGCATCCTCCCGGATATTCCGAAACCAATGGCTCCGATTAATGGAATACCCTTTTTGGATATATTATTATCGCAGCTTAACCCTTACCCTTACATAACAAAAGTGATGCTTGCGGTTGGATACAAATCAGACGTAATAATAAACAGATATAAAAATTCTGCTGCTTATAATTTTAAAATCCTGTTTTCTGAGGAAAAGGTGTTGTTAGGAACAGGTGGCGCAATAAAAAAGGCGCTATCTTTTGCAAACACGGACGATGTGCTTGTTTTAAATGGTGATTCATACATAGAAGTTGACATTAACAAATTAATAATTTTTCACAAAGCCAATAAGGCTTCAATAACCATTGTTTTAAAAGAGATTAGCGATGCCAACAGATATGGTAGCGTAAAAATAGATGATCAGCTCAGAATACTTTTATTTGAAGAAAAGAACAGTTCAAATCATACCGGCCTAATAAATGCTGGAGCTTACCTGATAAAAAAGAATCTTTTTGACAGCATCGACAAAGATCGGGAAATATCTTTTGAACGCGAGATATTACCTGATTTAATAAAAGGTAATGCATACGGTTATATAACCAGCGGGATATTTATTGATATTGGCATTCCTGATGACTACAAAAGGGCGCAAGCAGAATTAGCGAATCACATCGTTTGATAGAGTATTTGATAGAGTAAAATAATGATCATTTCACGTACACCTCACAGAATATCTTTTTTTGGCGGCGGCACAGATTACCCGTCATGGTATCTTGAGTATGGTGGCAAAGTCTTAGGCGTTGCAATTGATAAATATTCTTATATAACCTGCAGGAAACTCCCCCCGTTTTTTACCCACAAACACAGGATTCTATATTCTAAAATTGAATCGGTTCAGACATTAGACGAGATTCAGCACCCTTCTGTAAGGGAAACTCTTAAATATATGAAAGTTGTTAATGGTTTGGAAATCCATCATGATGGTGATATTCCAGCTCGTTCTGGTATGGGTTCGAGCTCGGCCTTTACAGTCGGACTGTTAAAAACACTATACGCCCTTGAAGGTAAGCTTATTACAAAAGAAAATCTTTACAAAGAGGCAATACGTATCGAACAGGACTTGATACACGAAAACGTCGGCTCTCAAGACCAGGTATGGGCGGCATGTGGTGGTTTGAACACTATCGAATTTCTTCAAAATGGAGAAATTATTGTTGGGCCTATTATCATGAAAGAACCCAGTCTTCAGAGTTTTGAAAATAAATTTATGCTTTTTTTTACAGGATTATCAAGATATGCTTCTGATATAGCGAAAGAGGAAATTGAGAACATACCGAAGAAAAAAGATGAATTATTAGAAATGAGACAATTAGTTGGCGACGCCCAAAAAATCTTAGCCTCTGGTAACGATAATTTTACTGATTTCGGAAAACTTTTGAATGAAACCTGGAAATTGAAAAGAAAATTATCTGACAAAATTAGTAATGAGGAGATAGATGATATGTATAAAACAGCTTTAGCTAATGG from the Pseudomonadota bacterium genome contains:
- a CDS encoding nucleotidyltransferase family protein; the protein is MQIDTIILAGGKGTRLSGILPDIPKPMAPINGIPFLDILLSQLNPYPYITKVMLAVGYKSDVIINRYKNSAAYNFKILFSEEKVLLGTGGAIKKALSFANTDDVLVLNGDSYIEVDINKLIIFHKANKASITIVLKEISDANRYGSVKIDDQLRILLFEEKNSSNHTGLINAGAYLIKKNLFDSIDKDREISFEREILPDLIKGNAYGYITSGIFIDIGIPDDYKRAQAELANHIV
- a CDS encoding kinase produces the protein MIISRTPHRISFFGGGTDYPSWYLEYGGKVLGVAIDKYSYITCRKLPPFFTHKHRILYSKIESVQTLDEIQHPSVRETLKYMKVVNGLEIHHDGDIPARSGMGSSSAFTVGLLKTLYALEGKLITKENLYKEAIRIEQDLIHENVGSQDQVWAACGGLNTIEFLQNGEIIVGPIIMKEPSLQSFENKFMLFFTGLSRYASDIAKEEIENIPKKKDELLEMRQLVGDAQKILASGNDNFTDFGKLLNETWKLKRKLSDKISNEEIDDMYKTALANGAVGGKLLGAGGGGFMLFYVEPENQPRVKKSLKNYLHVPFKFDFTGSEIIVYKPDYQNDKRR